One genomic region from Sphingobacterium sp. UGAL515B_05 encodes:
- a CDS encoding beta-ketoacyl-ACP synthase III, which produces MLQSKIAGIGYYVPKNVYTNNDLTRFMDTSDEWIQERTGIKERRYADRIGETTTTMGVEAAKIAIERARITPEDVDFIIFATLSPDYYFPGCAVLLQREMKMKEVGALDIRNQCSGFIYALSIADQFVKTGMYKNVLVVGSEKHSFALDFSTRGRAVSVIFGDGAGAVVVQPTTENGKGILSTHLHSDGADAEKLAMYYPGASSGIWLDKMPDWPDQELGGLLMTKEMLEDGTAFPNMDGQAVFKKAVVKFPEVIHEALAKNNLKTSDIDLLIPHQANLRISQFVQKTLGLKEDQVFNNIQKYGNTTAASVPIALCEAWEEGKIKDGDIVCLAAFGAGFTWGSALIRW; this is translated from the coding sequence ATGTTACAGTCAAAAATTGCAGGAATTGGCTATTACGTCCCAAAAAACGTATATACCAATAATGACCTAACACGCTTTATGGATACCAGTGACGAATGGATTCAAGAACGAACTGGCATTAAAGAACGTAGATATGCAGACCGAATAGGCGAAACCACCACCACTATGGGGGTCGAAGCAGCTAAAATTGCCATCGAACGAGCTCGTATTACACCTGAAGATGTCGACTTCATCATCTTTGCCACCTTATCGCCAGATTATTATTTTCCGGGCTGCGCCGTTCTACTGCAACGGGAAATGAAGATGAAGGAGGTCGGGGCACTGGATATTAGAAACCAATGTTCTGGCTTTATATATGCGCTTTCTATTGCCGATCAATTTGTCAAAACAGGGATGTACAAAAATGTGCTCGTGGTTGGTTCAGAGAAACACTCTTTTGCACTTGACTTTTCTACGAGAGGACGGGCCGTCTCCGTGATTTTCGGCGATGGTGCCGGAGCAGTGGTTGTGCAACCCACAACCGAAAATGGTAAAGGAATCCTCAGCACGCACTTACATTCAGACGGAGCGGATGCTGAAAAGCTAGCGATGTATTACCCCGGAGCTTCCAGTGGGATTTGGCTGGATAAAATGCCCGACTGGCCGGATCAGGAATTGGGCGGATTATTAATGACCAAAGAGATGCTCGAAGATGGAACTGCGTTTCCAAATATGGATGGTCAGGCCGTCTTCAAAAAAGCTGTTGTCAAATTTCCTGAGGTCATTCATGAAGCGCTAGCGAAAAATAATTTAAAAACCAGCGATATCGATTTATTGATTCCACATCAGGCCAATCTTCGCATTTCCCAATTTGTACAGAAAACTCTTGGGTTAAAGGAAGATCAGGTATTCAACAATATTCAGAAATATGGTAATACCACAGCAGCCTCTGTACCGATAGCACTATGCGAGGCTTGGGAAGAAGGAAAGATTAAAGACGGCGATATCGTATGCTTGGCAGCTTTTGGAGCAGGATTTACGTGGGGTTCAGCCTTAATTCGATGGTAG
- a CDS encoding cupin domain-containing protein: MAIDKIALFEKVQEMLTSKGFRIDKSDAARPWGGFFVIDESQAQEFADEYFGGMDVQELRISGKLSPKILIVAPEKRLSWQYHHRRAEIWRVIQGNVGVMVSDTDEESVVSTLKEGETIRLRQGQRHRLIGLDGFGILAEIWQHTDANNPSDEDDIVRVQDDFGR; encoded by the coding sequence ATGGCTATAGATAAAATCGCATTGTTTGAAAAAGTACAGGAAATGCTGACATCCAAAGGTTTTCGTATTGATAAATCAGATGCTGCACGCCCTTGGGGAGGATTTTTCGTTATCGACGAATCCCAAGCACAAGAATTTGCCGATGAGTACTTCGGCGGAATGGATGTACAAGAATTAAGAATTTCAGGAAAATTAAGCCCAAAAATTTTAATTGTCGCACCAGAGAAAAGACTTTCATGGCAATATCACCACCGTCGTGCCGAAATCTGGCGTGTTATTCAAGGTAACGTAGGCGTTATGGTTTCTGACACAGATGAAGAATCGGTTGTTTCAACATTGAAAGAGGGAGAAACAATCAGATTGCGTCAAGGGCAACGTCACCGTTTAATTGGATTGGATGGCTTCGGTATTTTAGCCGAGATCTGGCAGCACACAGATGCCAACAATCCTTCTGATGAAGACGATATTGTTCGCGTACAAGATGATTTTGGCAGATAA
- the atpA gene encoding F0F1 ATP synthase subunit alpha, whose translation MIEVRPDEVSAILREQLSGFKSEAELEEVGTVLAVGDGIARIYGLTKVQSGELVEFDNGLQGIVLNLEEDNVGVVLLGPSDEIKEGDTIKRTNRIASIKVGEGLLGRVVNTLGQPIDGKGPIQGDLYEMPIERKAPGVIYRQPVTEPLQTGIKAIDAMIPVGRGQRELVIGDRQTGKTAVCIDTILNQKEFYDAGEPVFCIYVAVGQKNSTVANIVRTLEERGAMAYTVVVAASAADPAPLQFYAPMAGAAIGEFFRDTGRPALIVYDDLSKQAVAYREVSLLLRRPPGREAYPGDVFYLHSRLLERAAKINSSDDIARNMNDLPESIKHLVKGGGSLTALPIIETQAGDVSAYIPTNVISITDGQIFLESNLFNAGIRPAINVGISVSRVGGNAQIKPMKKVSGTLKLDQAQYRELEAFAKFGSDLDAATKSVLDKGVRNVEILKQGQYSPVSVEKQVAIIYIGTKGLLRNVPVNKVREFEEEFLTQLEQRHPEVLSAFKANKFSDELTAVLETVAKDLASKY comes from the coding sequence ATGATAGAGGTAAGACCAGATGAAGTTTCGGCAATTCTAAGAGAGCAATTGTCGGGCTTTAAATCAGAAGCCGAACTAGAGGAAGTGGGTACCGTACTTGCTGTGGGTGACGGTATTGCTCGTATTTACGGCTTAACTAAAGTTCAGTCCGGTGAGTTGGTTGAATTTGATAACGGATTACAAGGTATTGTATTAAACTTAGAAGAAGACAACGTTGGTGTTGTACTTTTAGGTCCTTCTGATGAGATCAAAGAAGGAGATACTATTAAACGTACCAACCGTATTGCATCCATCAAAGTTGGTGAAGGCTTGTTGGGACGTGTTGTAAATACTTTAGGTCAACCAATCGATGGTAAAGGACCTATTCAAGGTGATTTGTATGAAATGCCTATCGAGCGTAAAGCTCCAGGTGTTATCTACCGTCAACCGGTAACTGAGCCATTACAAACAGGTATCAAAGCGATCGATGCGATGATCCCAGTTGGTCGTGGTCAACGTGAGTTGGTTATTGGTGACCGTCAAACAGGTAAAACAGCTGTTTGTATCGATACAATCTTGAACCAAAAAGAATTCTATGATGCAGGAGAACCTGTATTTTGTATCTACGTTGCCGTAGGTCAAAAGAATTCTACAGTTGCGAATATCGTGCGTACATTGGAGGAAAGAGGTGCTATGGCTTATACAGTAGTTGTTGCTGCATCTGCTGCTGATCCTGCTCCACTTCAGTTCTATGCACCAATGGCAGGTGCTGCTATCGGAGAGTTTTTCCGTGATACAGGCCGTCCAGCATTGATCGTTTATGATGATTTGTCTAAACAAGCGGTAGCTTACCGTGAGGTTTCATTATTGTTACGTCGTCCACCGGGCCGCGAAGCATACCCTGGTGACGTATTTTATCTACACAGCCGTTTGTTGGAGCGTGCCGCGAAAATCAACTCTTCAGATGATATCGCACGCAACATGAATGATCTACCTGAGTCGATCAAACACTTGGTAAAAGGCGGTGGTTCATTAACTGCGCTTCCGATCATCGAAACTCAGGCTGGTGACGTTTCAGCGTATATCCCAACCAACGTAATTTCAATTACAGATGGTCAGATCTTCTTGGAGTCTAACTTGTTTAACGCAGGTATCCGTCCAGCGATCAACGTAGGTATCTCTGTATCTCGTGTAGGTGGTAATGCGCAGATCAAACCGATGAAAAAGGTATCCGGTACATTAAAGTTGGATCAAGCTCAGTACCGTGAATTGGAAGCTTTTGCGAAATTCGGTTCTGATCTAGATGCTGCTACTAAATCTGTATTGGATAAAGGTGTTCGTAACGTTGAGATCTTGAAACAAGGTCAATACTCTCCGGTTTCTGTTGAGAAGCAAGTTGCGATCATTTATATCGGAACTAAAGGTTTATTGCGTAATGTTCCTGTGAATAAAGTGAGAGAATTTGAAGAAGAATTCTTGACTCAATTGGAACAACGTCATCCAGAAGTATTGTCAGCTTTTAAAGCGAATAAGTTCTCCGATGAATTAACTGCAGTATTAGAAACAGTAGCTAAGGATTTAGCATCAAAATATTAA
- a CDS encoding ATP-dependent Clp protease adaptor ClpS, which translates to MGTQTAEETFTLEEILASVKESNRLILWNDETNTFEHVIHCLIYHLQYTEKQAEKIAWKVHTEGKCAVLEGTYTEMEIYRKILKAEGLTVSVE; encoded by the coding sequence ATGGGTACCCAAACTGCTGAAGAAACCTTTACGTTAGAAGAGATATTAGCCTCTGTGAAAGAGTCTAATCGCCTCATTTTGTGGAATGATGAAACCAATACGTTTGAACATGTGATTCATTGTCTCATCTATCATTTACAATATACCGAGAAGCAAGCTGAGAAGATTGCCTGGAAAGTACATACTGAGGGGAAATGTGCTGTACTGGAGGGTACTTATACGGAGATGGAGATCTATCGTAAAATTCTGAAAGCCGAGGGATTGACTGTTTCTGTGGAGTAA
- a CDS encoding AtpZ/AtpI family protein, whose amino-acid sequence MKEEKTNKKINKWIVFTSMPIQMGVTIYLFYWVGTWLDNKYAIAGEWGMKGLTLLGVIVSLYQFIRQANQINKNE is encoded by the coding sequence TTGAAAGAGGAGAAAACCAATAAGAAAATTAACAAATGGATTGTATTTACTTCCATGCCTATTCAAATGGGTGTGACAATCTATTTATTTTATTGGGTGGGAACTTGGTTGGACAATAAATATGCGATTGCTGGTGAATGGGGGATGAAGGGATTAACACTTTTGGGGGTGATTGTATCTTTGTATCAGTTCATCAGGCAGGCAAATCAAATTAATAAAAATGAATAG
- the atpH gene encoding ATP synthase F1 subunit delta: MSVFKVASRYAKSLIDLASEQGALETIKTDMDSFIAVLKSSTELQAVFANPIVPLDKKKNILDALFKDKINPNILAFFKIMINKGRGEIVYATAQEFIREYNEVKGIVKATVTSAAPLSEANLAAMKDVLAKETNAQVILINKVDHNLIGGFVVNIGDRQIDASIAGKLNKLERYLNQNN, encoded by the coding sequence ATGTCAGTATTTAAAGTAGCATCGAGATATGCTAAGTCATTAATCGACTTGGCTAGCGAGCAAGGCGCACTGGAAACAATCAAGACAGATATGGATTCATTCATTGCTGTTTTAAAATCCAGTACAGAGTTGCAAGCGGTTTTTGCCAATCCTATTGTTCCTTTGGACAAGAAGAAAAACATATTGGATGCGCTGTTTAAAGATAAGATCAATCCAAATATCTTGGCTTTCTTTAAGATCATGATCAACAAAGGTCGTGGCGAGATTGTATATGCCACTGCTCAAGAATTTATTCGTGAGTATAACGAGGTAAAAGGAATTGTGAAAGCTACAGTTACATCTGCAGCGCCGCTTTCTGAAGCTAATTTGGCAGCGATGAAAGATGTACTTGCGAAAGAAACCAACGCTCAAGTGATATTGATCAATAAAGTTGATCATAATTTGATCGGTGGATTTGTAGTCAATATCGGCGATCGCCAAATTGATGCAAGTATTGCTGGTAAGTTGAATAAATTGGAAAGATATTTGAATCAGAATAATTAA
- the atpB gene encoding F0F1 ATP synthase subunit A, with amino-acid sequence MVNLKRALLLFAVIFLAVNPFTLKAAEEAHGDAPKTQAEEIKEYSQHHLQDDHYFSLFTDKKAGKHYGFPLPVILIDNGLIVFSSGEFHHGESVVEKNGQYYTLYHGKIYKTDAAGILSYDEKHHPTNAKPLDFSITKNVVGLILAAFLMFWGFICLAKTYKKGVNNLPKGIGRVLEPLVLYVRDEMAIPNIGHRYKEFMPYLLSVFFLIFILNLLGLTPLGFNVTGNITVTLCLALFTFFVINFKGNKDYWKHIFWMPGVPVPFKIVLAPIEVLGMFTKPFSLMLRLFANITAGHSVVMGLIAIVYLFQQQLTVVGSIGVSMVLTLVLFLLELLVAFLQAFIFTMLSSLFIGMAVEEHAHH; translated from the coding sequence ATGGTGAATCTTAAGAGAGCACTTTTATTATTTGCAGTAATTTTTCTTGCTGTCAATCCTTTTACCTTAAAAGCAGCTGAGGAAGCGCATGGGGATGCGCCTAAAACCCAGGCTGAGGAAATTAAAGAGTATAGTCAACATCACTTACAGGATGATCATTATTTCTCTTTGTTTACCGATAAAAAAGCAGGAAAACATTATGGTTTTCCATTGCCAGTAATTCTTATTGATAATGGATTGATTGTTTTTTCTTCTGGCGAGTTTCATCACGGTGAGTCTGTTGTGGAGAAAAATGGTCAATACTACACACTTTATCACGGAAAGATCTATAAAACAGACGCTGCTGGTATATTGAGTTACGATGAAAAACATCATCCTACGAATGCAAAACCCCTAGATTTTTCGATTACAAAAAACGTTGTCGGTTTAATATTAGCTGCATTTTTAATGTTTTGGGGCTTTATCTGCCTAGCTAAAACCTATAAAAAAGGTGTGAATAATTTGCCAAAAGGCATCGGTCGTGTTTTAGAGCCATTGGTTTTATATGTACGTGATGAAATGGCTATTCCTAATATCGGTCACCGTTATAAGGAATTTATGCCTTACCTGTTATCGGTATTTTTCCTGATTTTTATTCTAAACTTATTAGGTTTAACACCTCTTGGTTTTAATGTGACGGGAAATATTACAGTCACGTTATGTTTGGCTTTATTTACCTTTTTTGTTATCAATTTCAAAGGAAATAAAGATTATTGGAAGCATATTTTCTGGATGCCGGGTGTTCCAGTTCCTTTTAAAATAGTTTTGGCACCAATTGAGGTGTTGGGTATGTTTACAAAACCCTTCTCCTTAATGTTGCGTTTGTTTGCGAATATTACGGCTGGTCACTCTGTTGTCATGGGTTTGATCGCAATTGTCTATTTATTCCAACAACAGTTGACAGTAGTAGGTAGTATTGGTGTCTCTATGGTATTGACACTTGTTCTATTCTTATTGGAACTTTTAGTAGCTTTTCTTCAAGCATTCATCTTTACGATGTTGTCATCCTTATTTATCGGAATGGCAGTAGAGGAACACGCTCATCATTAA
- a CDS encoding F0F1 ATP synthase subunit B, translating to MEALINQFSYGLFFWQLIILLVVIFLLGKFAWKPIVNALDEREQGIANALEAAEKAKLEMARLTNENEQLLKEARAERDVILKEAKELKEKIVAEARTQAQYEGSRMIAQAKEEINEQKNKALAEVKSQVSSLSLDIARKVLNKEFEDQGKQEALVADLLNDVKLN from the coding sequence ATGGAAGCATTAATTAATCAGTTCTCGTACGGTTTGTTCTTTTGGCAACTAATCATCTTATTGGTTGTGATATTTTTATTAGGCAAATTTGCTTGGAAACCTATCGTAAATGCTTTAGATGAACGTGAGCAAGGAATTGCGAATGCATTGGAGGCTGCTGAGAAAGCTAAATTGGAAATGGCTCGTTTGACAAATGAGAACGAACAATTGCTTAAAGAAGCTCGCGCGGAACGTGATGTTATCCTTAAAGAAGCAAAGGAGCTAAAAGAGAAAATTGTTGCTGAAGCGAGAACACAAGCACAGTATGAAGGTTCTAGAATGATTGCTCAAGCAAAAGAGGAGATCAATGAACAAAAGAATAAAGCTTTGGCTGAGGTTAAATCTCAGGTTTCTTCTTTGTCCTTGGATATCGCTCGCAAAGTTTTAAACAAAGAATTTGAGGACCAAGGAAAGCAAGAAGCTTTAGTGGCAGATTTGCTTAATGACGTTAAATTGAACTAA
- the atpE gene encoding ATP synthase F0 subunit C has protein sequence MVIPNLVGAGLIVIGAGLGLGKIGGSAMEAIARQPEAASKIQTAMIIIGALVEGLAFGALILGA, from the coding sequence ATGGTAATTCCAAATTTAGTAGGTGCAGGTTTAATCGTAATCGGTGCAGGTTTAGGTTTAGGTAAAATCGGTGGTTCAGCTATGGAAGCTATCGCTCGTCAACCAGAAGCAGCATCTAAAATTCAAACTGCGATGATCATCATTGGTGCCTTAGTTGAAGGTTTAGCATTCGGTGCTTTAATCTTAGGTGCATAA
- a CDS encoding helix-turn-helix domain-containing protein — protein MSNFQVDRENTAFMQAVAFVNQTNQNIFITGKAGTGKTTFLKYIREHSYKKMAITAPTGVAAMNAGGTTLHSLFWLPFGTFIEDYELRWDEQDSHIYNKSRLFSTIKLTKQRRAILQELELLVIDEVSMVRADTLDAINVILQSVRRDMRPFGGLQVLFIGDLYQLPPVVKDAEWNVLRDHYSSVFFFNAKILRDNPLVMLELNKIYRQQDEGFISILNAIRNNQCTSDMLTTLNGYYQQDFVPNEEDQYITLTSHNRNADEINGAKLASLSGKMLNLKAVVKDDFAQGSYPAEETLSLKIGAQVMFIRNDSGDERKYYNGKIGTVKDIDTVQGTVTVTFPDGSESVTVKRETWENIRYNYDKGQDQIKEEILGTFSQFPLRLAWAITIHKSQGLTFQKAIIDAGTSFAAGQVYVALSRLTSLDGLVLKSIIPSYAIRTDYQVVEFAQRAQGQADVNEILEQCQRNYLGQILMHGFRWDGLLAETSELLKSLEERNIDGKEQAVLFFQQLVKHLQTQEKVAHKFIVVLYDLLRDKNAIDYDVICERSTAAVNWFLPKMDVDLIEALTKHIEEYQIRKRTKKYIDELKALLLDYKRKREQLQHCLLIADTLSKREDFQTAMLDVAASVKTKEKDELAAQNADEEGPKKLDTKEVSLEMFKDGMSIADIAVKRGMVAGTIYGHLINFVGAEVEATELIAQEKLDRILGVIRANPDKSSSELKMLLGADIDYPDIKIGQKVLGL, from the coding sequence ATGTCAAACTTTCAAGTCGATCGGGAAAATACTGCATTTATGCAGGCTGTTGCTTTTGTTAACCAAACGAACCAAAACATATTTATAACAGGAAAGGCTGGTACAGGAAAAACGACGTTCTTGAAGTATATCCGTGAGCATAGCTACAAGAAGATGGCTATTACGGCACCCACGGGCGTGGCTGCGATGAATGCGGGCGGAACCACTTTACATTCTTTATTTTGGCTTCCATTTGGAACTTTTATTGAAGATTATGAGTTACGTTGGGACGAACAGGATAGTCATATTTACAATAAATCGCGTTTATTCAGTACGATTAAACTGACCAAGCAGCGCAGAGCTATTTTGCAGGAATTGGAACTATTGGTAATTGATGAGGTCTCAATGGTCCGTGCAGATACGTTGGATGCGATTAATGTGATTCTGCAATCTGTTCGTCGCGATATGCGACCTTTTGGTGGGTTACAAGTATTGTTTATCGGAGATTTATATCAGTTGCCACCAGTAGTGAAAGATGCCGAATGGAATGTTTTACGGGATCATTATTCTTCTGTTTTCTTCTTTAACGCTAAAATTTTAAGGGATAATCCGTTGGTGATGTTAGAGCTTAATAAAATCTATCGTCAGCAAGATGAGGGTTTTATTTCCATTTTGAATGCCATACGAAACAATCAGTGTACAAGTGACATGCTAACGACCTTAAATGGTTATTATCAACAGGACTTTGTTCCAAATGAAGAGGATCAGTATATTACATTGACCTCCCATAATCGAAATGCTGATGAAATAAACGGAGCCAAGTTGGCATCATTATCGGGGAAAATGTTAAATCTTAAGGCTGTTGTCAAAGATGATTTTGCGCAGGGTTCCTACCCTGCTGAAGAAACGTTATCCTTAAAGATAGGGGCACAGGTGATGTTTATTCGAAACGATTCGGGAGATGAGCGTAAATATTACAATGGAAAGATTGGTACGGTAAAGGACATCGATACGGTGCAGGGCACAGTAACGGTTACATTTCCTGATGGGTCGGAATCTGTTACGGTAAAAAGGGAGACCTGGGAGAATATTCGGTATAATTACGATAAGGGGCAAGATCAGATTAAGGAGGAGATATTGGGTACATTTTCGCAATTTCCACTTCGACTGGCCTGGGCTATCACCATTCATAAAAGCCAGGGTTTAACTTTTCAAAAAGCGATTATTGACGCAGGTACCTCTTTTGCTGCGGGACAGGTGTACGTTGCACTGAGCCGTTTAACGAGTTTAGATGGGCTTGTATTAAAATCGATCATCCCGTCTTATGCCATCCGTACCGATTACCAAGTTGTCGAATTTGCGCAGCGTGCTCAGGGACAGGCTGATGTAAATGAGATTCTAGAGCAATGCCAGCGGAATTATCTTGGCCAGATTTTAATGCACGGTTTCCGTTGGGACGGTCTATTGGCCGAAACTTCTGAATTACTGAAATCACTTGAGGAGCGTAATATTGATGGAAAGGAACAAGCAGTACTATTTTTTCAACAATTGGTCAAGCACCTTCAGACCCAGGAGAAAGTTGCACATAAGTTTATTGTTGTATTGTATGATTTGTTGCGGGATAAAAACGCGATCGACTATGATGTAATTTGTGAACGTTCTACTGCTGCGGTCAATTGGTTTTTACCGAAAATGGATGTAGATCTGATTGAGGCCTTAACCAAACATATCGAAGAGTATCAGATACGAAAACGTACGAAGAAATATATTGACGAGTTAAAAGCACTGTTGCTTGATTACAAGCGAAAACGCGAGCAGTTGCAACATTGTCTGCTTATTGCCGATACGCTTTCAAAACGGGAAGATTTTCAAACAGCGATGCTCGATGTTGCTGCCAGTGTGAAGACCAAAGAAAAAGATGAATTGGCTGCGCAAAATGCAGATGAAGAGGGGCCTAAGAAGTTGGATACAAAGGAGGTTTCCTTAGAAATGTTTAAGGATGGGATGAGCATTGCTGATATAGCGGTTAAGCGCGGGATGGTTGCCGGTACGATATATGGGCACCTGATTAACTTTGTGGGTGCCGAAGTGGAAGCAACAGAGTTGATCGCGCAGGAGAAGTTGGATCGTATTCTTGGTGTGATACGTGCAAACCCGGATAAATCCTCTTCAGAACTTAAAATGCTTTTGGGGGCAGATATTGATTATCCGGATATTAAAATTGGACAAAAAGTTTTGGGATTGTAG
- the atpG gene encoding ATP synthase F1 subunit gamma, whose translation MANLKEVRNRITSVSSTQQITKAMKMVSAAKLKRATNAILQLRPYANKLRDILADVSASVEGSNSPFTVDREPNKVLIVVVSSNRGLAGAFNANVIKATNNLIFNKYAEQHAKGNLSIIGIGKKGYDFYSKRNFNMVANHSDLFSDLNFGSVSVVTEFIMEQFKEGNFDRVEVVYNQFKNAAVQELTAEQILPLLPAEENKQHTHKAKIEAEVDYIIEPSKEKIIEELIPKAIKIQLYKAVLDSNASEHGARMTAMDKATENAGDLIKSLKLSYNQARQAAITTELTEIVSGAAALSNG comes from the coding sequence ATGGCAAATTTAAAAGAAGTAAGAAACCGGATTACCTCGGTATCATCAACACAGCAGATCACGAAAGCTATGAAAATGGTTTCGGCTGCTAAATTGAAGCGCGCTACTAACGCTATCTTACAATTGCGCCCATATGCGAATAAACTAAGAGATATTTTGGCGGATGTTTCTGCGAGTGTTGAGGGAAGTAACTCTCCTTTTACAGTAGACCGCGAGCCAAATAAGGTGTTGATCGTTGTTGTTTCTTCGAACAGAGGTTTGGCTGGAGCATTCAACGCAAATGTTATCAAAGCGACTAATAACTTGATCTTTAACAAATATGCCGAGCAACATGCAAAGGGTAATTTGAGTATCATTGGTATTGGTAAAAAGGGTTATGACTTCTACTCGAAACGTAACTTCAACATGGTAGCTAATCACTCTGATTTGTTTTCTGATTTAAATTTTGGTTCTGTATCTGTGGTGACTGAATTTATCATGGAACAATTCAAAGAAGGTAATTTTGATCGTGTTGAAGTAGTGTATAATCAGTTCAAAAATGCAGCAGTTCAAGAGTTGACTGCAGAGCAGATTTTACCATTATTACCTGCGGAGGAAAACAAACAACATACGCATAAAGCAAAAATAGAAGCTGAGGTGGATTATATCATCGAGCCTTCCAAAGAGAAGATTATCGAGGAGTTGATTCCTAAAGCAATCAAGATTCAATTATACAAAGCTGTTTTAGATTCGAATGCCTCTGAACATGGAGCACGTATGACGGCAATGGATAAAGCTACAGAGAATGCTGGTGACTTAATTAAATCACTTAAGCTATCTTACAACCAAGCACGTCAAGCTGCAATTACAACAGAATTGACAGAGATCGTATCTGGTGCAGCAGCATTATCAAACGGATAA